From Xylanibacter oryzae DSM 17970, a single genomic window includes:
- the lysA gene encoding diaminopimelate decarboxylase: protein MKGKFPIDKFRKLRTPFYYYDTELLRKTLKTINSEAGKHEGFIVHYAIKANANPKILNIICQNSLGADCVSGGEIEASIKAGFPANKIVFAGVGKSDWEIKLGLEKNILCFNVESIAELEVINDIAASMNKVASVAFRINPNVSAHTHANITTGLAENKFGIAMHDMEGAIEEAAKMKNIKFTGLHFHIGSQILDMGDFEALCNRINDLQDELEKHHIKVENINVGGGLGIDYQHPNRMPIPDFKDYFDTYAHHLRLRPWQKLHFELGRAVVAQCGTLITKTLYIKKGTAKQFAIVDAGMTDLIRPALYQAYHKIENISSEEDNDTYDVVGPICESSDVFAKAVDLNKSHRGDFMAIRSAGAYGEIMASQYNCRKLPKGYTSEEMGVES, encoded by the coding sequence ATGAAAGGAAAATTCCCTATAGACAAATTTCGCAAATTGCGGACTCCATTTTACTATTATGATACTGAACTTCTGAGAAAAACTCTTAAGACAATAAACTCAGAAGCCGGTAAGCATGAGGGATTTATTGTGCATTATGCAATAAAAGCAAATGCGAACCCCAAAATACTTAACATAATATGTCAAAATTCTTTAGGTGCAGACTGTGTAAGTGGTGGAGAAATAGAAGCGTCAATAAAGGCTGGTTTCCCTGCTAATAAAATAGTTTTTGCTGGCGTCGGTAAAAGCGATTGGGAAATAAAGTTAGGACTGGAAAAAAATATTTTATGTTTTAACGTAGAAAGTATCGCAGAACTTGAAGTTATCAATGATATTGCTGCCAGCATGAATAAAGTTGCATCCGTTGCTTTCAGAATAAATCCTAATGTAAGTGCACATACACATGCAAATATTACGACAGGACTAGCCGAAAATAAATTTGGTATAGCAATGCATGATATGGAAGGAGCTATTGAAGAAGCTGCAAAAATGAAAAACATAAAGTTTACTGGATTGCACTTTCATATTGGTTCACAGATACTCGACATGGGCGACTTCGAAGCTTTATGTAACCGTATTAATGATTTACAAGATGAATTAGAAAAACATCATATAAAGGTTGAAAACATAAATGTTGGTGGTGGTCTTGGAATAGACTATCAACATCCAAACCGCATGCCTATTCCTGATTTTAAGGATTACTTTGACACATATGCACATCATCTTCGTTTGCGACCATGGCAAAAACTACACTTCGAACTTGGCCGTGCTGTTGTAGCTCAATGCGGTACGCTTATAACGAAAACGCTGTATATAAAAAAGGGAACAGCAAAGCAGTTCGCTATAGTTGATGCAGGAATGACAGATCTTATACGCCCGGCACTATACCAAGCATACCATAAGATTGAGAACATCTCAAGCGAAGAGGACAATGATACATATGATGTTGTTGGCCCAATATGCGAAAGCAGCGATGTATTTGCTAAGGCTGTAGACCTGAATAAGAGCCACAGAGGAGATTTTAT